TGATCTGCTGCATCTTCGCCACCTCGTAGAAGAGGTGGGGGTTCGGCGCCGCGCCGAACACCTCGTCGGAGAGTTCGATCTCCGACACCTGCTTGCCATCCAGGTCGATTACCTTGAACTTCGCCATGACAGTTTCCTTGGGGGTCGGAGTGCAACTGCACCAACCCTGCCCCGCTTCCTAGGACTTGATCTCGACGTCAACGCCGGCAGACAGATCCAGCTTCATCAGCGCATCCAGCGTCTGCTGGGTCGGCTCGAGGATATCGAGCAAGCGCTTGTGAGTGCGGATCTCAAACTGCTCGCGGCTCTTCTTGTCCACGTGCGGCGACCGCAGAACCGTGAACTTGTTGATGCGTGTGGGCAGGGGGATTGGACCAGCCACCTTGGCGCCCGTGCGCTTGGCCGTCTCGACAATCTCCCCAGCACTCTGGTCCAGGAGCTTCGAGTCGTACGCCTTCAGCCGGATGCGGATCTTCGTTGTCGCCATTTCGAAAAGACCTCTTTGACGGTCCCTGCTTACGTGAGGGCGGTTACGACTGACGTCCCTTGGATTTCACAGAGCCGTGCTTCAGACGAGGGGCGCGGCGTATAACACCTCACCCCAGTGGTTGCAACCCTATTCGGCTGCTTCCCCAGCGGCACCCTGATGGGCCGCCGGGAAAGCCCGCGAAAGACTAGGCAATGATGTCGGCAACGACGCCGGCGCCCACCGTGCGGCCACCCTCACGGATGGCGAAGCGCAGCTCCTTCTCCATGGCGACCGGAGTAATGAGCTCCACCTCGATGGCGATGTTGTCTCCCGGCATCACCATTTCCACGTTGTCCGGCAGCTTCACCGTTCCGGTCACGTCCGTCGTCCGGAAGTAGAACTGCGGCCGGTAACCCTTGAAGAACGGCGTGTGCCGCCCGCCCTCTTCCTTCGACAGCACGTATACCTGGGCCTTGAACTTCGTGTGAGGATTAATGCTGCCCGGCTTGGCCAGCACCTGCCCACGCTCCAGGTCCTCGCGCTTCAGACCGCGCAGCAGCGCGCCGATGTTGTCTCCCGCCCGGCCCTCGTCCAGCAGCTTGCGGAACATCTCCACGCCCGTGATGACCGTCTTCTGCGTCGCACGGATGCCGACGATCTCCACTTCCTCGCCCACCTTGATGATGCCGCGCTCCACGCGGCCGGTCGCCACCGTTCCACGCCCGGCGATGGAGAACACGTCTTCCACCGGCATCAGGAACGGCTTGTCCGTCGCGCGCACGGGCGTCGGGATGTACGAGTCCACCGCCTCCATCAGCTTCAGGATCGCTCCCTCGCCGATCTCGCTGGCGTCTCCCTCCAGCGCCTTGAGCGCGCTGCCAGGGATGATGGGGATCGCGTCGCCCGGGAACTCGTACTTCTTGAGCAGGTCGCGCACCTCCATCTCCACCAGCTCGCGCAGCTCCGGATCGTCCAGCATGTCCACCTTGTTCAGGAAGACGACGATGTAGGGCACGCCCACCTGGCGCGCCAGCAGGATGTGCTCGCGCGTCTGGGGCATCGGGCCGTCGGCCGCAGACACCACCAGGATGGCGCCGTCCATCTGCGCCGCTCCCGTGATCATGTTCTTCACGTAGTCGGCGTGGCCCGGACAGTCCACGTGCGCGTAGTGGCGGTTCTTCGT
This genomic window from Stigmatella ashevillena contains:
- the tuf gene encoding elongation factor Tu, with translation MAKEKFERNKPHVNIGTIGHVDHGKTSLTAAITKVLAKTGGATFLAYDQIDKAPEERERGITISTAHVEYQTKNRHYAHVDCPGHADYVKNMITGAAQMDGAILVVSAADGPMPQTREHILLARQVGVPYIVVFLNKVDMLDDPELRELVEMEVRDLLKKYEFPGDAIPIIPGSALKALEGDASEIGEGAILKLMEAVDSYIPTPVRATDKPFLMPVEDVFSIAGRGTVATGRVERGIIKVGEEVEIVGIRATQKTVITGVEMFRKLLDEGRAGDNIGALLRGLKREDLERGQVLAKPGSINPHTKFKAQVYVLSKEEGGRHTPFFKGYRPQFYFRTTDVTGTVKLPDNVEMVMPGDNIAIEVELITPVAMEKELRFAIREGGRTVGAGVVADIIA
- the rpsJ gene encoding 30S ribosomal protein S10 produces the protein MATTKIRIRLKAYDSKLLDQSAGEIVETAKRTGAKVAGPIPLPTRINKFTVLRSPHVDKKSREQFEIRTHKRLLDILEPTQQTLDALMKLDLSAGVDVEIKS